A single Halarcobacter anaerophilus DNA region contains:
- a CDS encoding YhdH/YhfP family quinone oxidoreductase encodes MKAYVVEKIEDKFVSGVQDIETPTIEENEILIKATYSSLNYKDALSSIGNKGVTRVFPHITGVDVAGVVENSNSKDFQKGDKVVVTGYDLGMNTNGGHTEFVKVPASWAIKIPKGLTNKEIMTYGTAGLTAALSINELLNNNITQGEILVTGATGGVGSIAVAVLSKLGFNVTAISGKEDKIDFLKALGAKEIILRKDFDIENKRPLESEKYDGVVDTVGGNILAEALKIVKYDGVVTCCGLTSSFELNTNVFPFILRGVRLIGIDSVECSIKKKEAAWEKLAKEFKIDSLEKLTNEINLEEIQEAYKTLLEGKAVGRYLVKI; translated from the coding sequence ATGAAAGCTTATGTTGTAGAAAAAATAGAAGATAAATTTGTATCAGGAGTGCAAGATATTGAAACTCCTACAATAGAAGAGAATGAAATACTTATAAAAGCGACTTACTCCTCTTTAAACTATAAAGATGCCTTAAGTTCAATAGGGAACAAAGGAGTAACAAGAGTATTCCCTCATATTACGGGAGTAGATGTTGCAGGAGTAGTTGAAAACTCAAATTCAAAAGATTTTCAAAAAGGCGATAAAGTAGTCGTTACGGGATATGATTTAGGAATGAATACAAACGGAGGGCACACAGAGTTTGTAAAAGTACCTGCTTCATGGGCTATAAAAATACCTAAAGGCTTAACAAATAAAGAGATAATGACATACGGAACAGCGGGCTTAACGGCTGCATTAAGCATAAATGAACTTCTTAACAATAATATCACACAAGGGGAGATTTTAGTTACGGGAGCAACAGGAGGAGTAGGTTCTATTGCAGTTGCCGTATTAAGTAAATTAGGTTTTAATGTTACGGCAATAAGCGGGAAAGAGGATAAGATTGATTTTTTAAAAGCCCTTGGTGCAAAAGAGATAATTCTAAGAAAAGATTTTGATATTGAAAATAAACGTCCCCTTGAAAGTGAAAAATATGACGGTGTTGTTGATACTGTAGGAGGCAATATTTTAGCTGAAGCTTTGAAAATAGTGAAATATGACGGAGTGGTTACTTGTTGCGGTTTAACCTCCTCTTTTGAACTTAATACAAATGTATTTCCTTTTATTTTAAGAGGTGTAAGACTAATAGGTATTGATTCCGTTGAGTGTTCAATAAAGAAAAAAGAAGCAGCATGGGAGAAACTGGCAAAAGAGTTTAAAATTGACTCTTTGGAAAAATTGACAAACGAGATAAACCTTGAAGAGATACAAGAAGCATATAAAACACTTTTGGAAGGTAAAGCAGTAGGAAGATATTTAGTTAAAATCTAA
- a CDS encoding winged helix-turn-helix transcriptional regulator, with amino-acid sequence MTKKIDIDKIEDNEKCPVETAIDVLAGKWKILILWYLRRDTKRFSELKKLLPKTTQKMLIQKLRELEKDGIVHREVYPVVPPKVEYSLTEYGQTLKPIIKQLYLWGEIHKQKLNK; translated from the coding sequence ATGACAAAAAAAATAGATATAGATAAAATTGAAGATAATGAGAAGTGTCCCGTTGAAACAGCTATTGATGTCTTAGCAGGAAAGTGGAAAATACTTATATTATGGTATTTGCGAAGAGATACAAAAAGATTTAGCGAATTAAAGAAGTTATTGCCTAAAACTACACAAAAAATGTTAATACAGAAATTAAGAGAGTTAGAGAAAGACGGAATAGTTCATAGAGAAGTTTATCCTGTGGTTCCGCCTAAAGTAGAGTATTCATTAACTGAATATGGACAAACTTTAAAACCTATAATAAAACAGTTGTATTTATGGGGTGAAATTCACAAGCAGAAGCTTAACAAGTAG
- a CDS encoding ABC transporter permease, translating into MQSISFYNLCITLIPLIIVWYYYKKWTNNSKEIIVSTLRMVIQLLLIGYLLIFIFENKHIYLGIFIVGFMIVVSSFITIRNTKEKTKKHFFEIFLSIMIAGVVNLIVIMLVLDLEYNYEPRYIIPLAGMVFANTMNALSLAIERFEKEILRAESFEKAREISFKACLIPQVNAFLAVGLVSLPGMMTGQILSGIDPLIAVRYQIMIMTMTLSSAGLSSIIYFTLKQRSFNTTC; encoded by the coding sequence ATGCAGAGCATATCATTTTATAATCTTTGTATTACTTTAATACCTTTGATTATAGTATGGTATTATTATAAAAAGTGGACAAATAACTCAAAAGAGATAATAGTCTCCACTTTAAGAATGGTTATCCAATTATTGCTAATAGGTTACCTTTTAATCTTTATATTTGAAAACAAACATATCTATCTTGGAATCTTTATAGTCGGTTTTATGATTGTAGTATCCTCTTTTATTACCATAAGAAATACAAAAGAGAAAACAAAAAAACATTTTTTTGAAATTTTTCTCTCCATTATGATAGCAGGAGTCGTAAACCTGATTGTTATAATGCTTGTATTAGATCTGGAATACAATTATGAACCAAGATATATTATCCCTTTGGCGGGGATGGTATTTGCAAATACTATGAATGCTCTGTCTTTGGCAATAGAAAGATTTGAAAAAGAGATATTAAGAGCTGAAAGTTTTGAAAAAGCACGAGAAATCTCTTTTAAAGCCTGTCTGATACCCCAAGTAAATGCTTTTTTAGCCGTAGGGCTTGTTTCACTTCCGGGAATGATGACAGGACAAATACTTTCAGGGATAGACCCTTTAATTGCCGTAAGATATCAAATAATGATTATGACGATGACTCTTTCAAGTGCAGGACTTAGTTCAATTATCTACTTTACATTAAAACAGAGAAGTTTTAATACTACTTGTTAA
- a CDS encoding NAD(P)H-dependent glycerol-3-phosphate dehydrogenase, translated as MAKIAVIGAGKWGQALHFALSQKQECLITSRTKRDIKNFVTLEEALNCPYLVIAIPAQQIREWLKNNFKYKEGQKILVASKGIEASTGEFLNEIYSKYVPEDSIGFISGPSFAAEVIKGLPCALVLNSTSKKVYDKFKPFFPDFIKVYYSSDVVGAEIAGAYKNVLAIASGICDGLQLGNNARASLISRGLVEMKRFGKKFGAKKSSFIGLSGAGDLFLTASSTLSRNYRVGLGLAQNKKLEDILDELGEVAEGVKTAEAIYKLSEEYSIYSPIAREVKLILDGKHPKDSLKDLLRG; from the coding sequence ATGGCAAAAATAGCAGTAATCGGTGCTGGGAAATGGGGACAGGCCCTTCATTTTGCCCTAAGTCAAAAACAAGAATGCCTAATAACTTCAAGAACAAAAAGAGATATTAAAAACTTCGTTACTTTAGAAGAAGCATTAAACTGTCCATACCTCGTAATAGCAATACCTGCCCAACAAATAAGAGAGTGGTTAAAAAACAATTTTAAATATAAAGAGGGACAAAAAATTTTGGTAGCTTCAAAAGGTATAGAGGCTTCAACGGGAGAATTTTTAAATGAAATATACTCAAAATACGTACCCGAAGATTCAATAGGATTTATCTCCGGCCCCTCTTTTGCGGCAGAGGTAATAAAAGGTTTGCCTTGTGCTTTAGTTTTAAATTCAACATCAAAAAAAGTATATGATAAATTCAAACCTTTTTTCCCTGATTTTATAAAAGTCTATTATAGTTCCGACGTTGTAGGTGCAGAGATTGCAGGAGCATATAAAAATGTTTTGGCAATTGCAAGCGGTATTTGCGACGGACTTCAATTAGGAAATAATGCAAGAGCTTCTCTTATCTCAAGAGGTTTGGTAGAGATGAAAAGATTCGGGAAAAAATTCGGTGCGAAAAAATCCTCTTTTATAGGACTTAGCGGAGCAGGGGATCTCTTTTTAACAGCAAGCAGTACTTTAAGTAGAAATTATAGAGTCGGACTAGGTTTGGCACAAAATAAAAAACTAGAAGATATACTCGATGAACTAGGAGAAGTTGCAGAAGGAGTCAAAACTGCCGAAGCAATTTACAAACTCTCAGAAGAGTACTCAATCTACTCTCCAATAGCAAGAGAAGTTAAACTTATTTTAGACGGGAAACATCCTAAAGACAGCCTTAAAGATCTGTTAAGAGGATAA
- the gatB gene encoding Asp-tRNA(Asn)/Glu-tRNA(Gln) amidotransferase subunit GatB produces the protein MFETIIGLEVHTQLNTNSKLFCSCATSFGEEPNTNVCPTCLGLPGALPVLNKEAVHKAIMLGTALKSKINKKSIFNRKNYFYPDLPSGYQISQFEVPVVGLGELTIDFEDGSSKKIGVTRAHLENDAGKNIHAGSVSHVDLNRAGTPLLEIVSEPDLRSAQEAILYLKKLHSIVRYLGISDANMQEGSFRCDVNVSIRPKGDTKLYTRCEIKNMNSFKFIEKAIKYEVERQIEAWEDGVYEEEVVQETRLFDVDAGETRSMRGKEDAADYRYFPDPDLLPLIITDEMIEKYSKIPELPDEKKERFVNEYKIKEYDASVITSSVEMANFFDEMMKEEISGKNAVTWLTVELQGRLKEGVEIENSPVQPHKLAQIIKNIENSTISGKAAKEVLDYLMENPEEKVEAVIEKLGLKQVSDDNALLEIIDKILAANEDKIAEYKGGKEKIFGFFVGQTMKASKGTANPQKVNQLLKQRLA, from the coding sequence ATGTTTGAAACAATTATCGGTCTTGAAGTTCATACACAATTAAATACAAACTCAAAACTTTTTTGCTCTTGTGCAACAAGTTTCGGAGAAGAGCCTAATACAAACGTATGCCCTACATGCTTAGGACTTCCAGGAGCGCTTCCCGTATTAAATAAAGAAGCTGTTCACAAAGCAATTATGCTAGGAACGGCACTAAAATCAAAAATAAACAAAAAATCAATTTTTAATAGAAAAAACTACTTCTATCCTGATTTACCGAGCGGATACCAAATTTCTCAATTTGAAGTTCCCGTAGTGGGACTTGGTGAGCTAACAATAGATTTTGAAGACGGAAGCAGTAAAAAAATAGGTGTTACAAGAGCACACTTAGAAAATGATGCAGGTAAAAATATTCATGCAGGTTCAGTTTCTCATGTGGATCTAAACAGAGCAGGAACACCTCTTTTGGAAATTGTTTCGGAACCTGATTTAAGAAGTGCGCAAGAAGCGATCTTATATCTTAAAAAACTTCACTCAATAGTAAGATATCTGGGTATTAGTGATGCAAATATGCAAGAAGGTTCTTTTAGATGTGACGTAAATGTTTCAATCAGACCTAAAGGAGATACAAAACTTTATACAAGATGTGAAATCAAAAATATGAACTCATTTAAGTTTATTGAAAAAGCTATCAAGTATGAAGTTGAAAGACAAATCGAAGCTTGGGAAGACGGAGTTTACGAAGAAGAGGTTGTACAAGAAACAAGACTTTTTGACGTAGACGCGGGAGAAACAAGATCAATGAGAGGTAAAGAAGATGCTGCTGATTACAGATATTTTCCCGATCCTGATCTTTTACCTCTAATTATCACCGATGAAATGATAGAGAAATATTCAAAAATCCCTGAACTTCCCGATGAAAAAAAAGAGAGATTTGTAAATGAATATAAAATTAAAGAGTATGATGCTTCTGTTATAACTTCATCTGTTGAAATGGCTAATTTCTTTGATGAGATGATGAAAGAAGAGATCTCGGGAAAAAATGCGGTTACATGGTTAACAGTAGAGTTACAAGGAAGATTAAAAGAGGGTGTAGAGATTGAAAACTCGCCTGTACAACCTCATAAATTAGCACAAATCATAAAAAATATTGAAAACAGTACAATCTCAGGAAAAGCAGCAAAAGAAGTTTTAGACTATTTAATGGAAAATCCTGAGGAGAAAGTTGAAGCTGTAATTGAAAAACTTGGATTAAAACAAGTTTCGGATGATAACGCTTTATTGGAAATAATAGATAAAATACTTGCGGCAAATGAAGATAAAATAGCTGAATACAAAGGCGGTAAAGAGAAAATATTCGGTTTCTTTGTAGGACAAACAATGAAAGCTTCAAAAGGAACTGCAAACCCGCAAAAAGTCAATCAACTTTTAAAACAAAGATTAGCATAA
- a CDS encoding peptidylprolyl isomerase has translation MRKILLALFMLVSISSADIINGVALTVNDDPITLYDIKKRELENNIPREKAVAQLVDETLYEQLIKKYNITADLFDVNNYLEKVAASNGMSLYEFKSIIRQKYKDYSKYEEQTKQLIIRQKLTDKLVRGNIKIATEEDLEIYYENNPSMFTMATNVKAVQYASTNKNSLNTIVQNPYMTLPDVEKSSVNLDQRNINPQLRYMINETNLNQFTPIFSTGKEYVTLMILQKENEQTIPFDDVKDRIFNIIMQDREQKYLKDYFEKLKLSANITIVR, from the coding sequence ATGAGAAAGATATTACTTGCCCTTTTTATGTTGGTTTCTATATCATCTGCGGATATTATAAACGGTGTTGCTTTAACGGTAAATGATGACCCGATTACTCTATATGATATAAAAAAGAGAGAACTTGAAAATAATATACCGAGAGAAAAAGCCGTTGCCCAGTTAGTTGATGAAACTCTATATGAACAATTAATAAAAAAATACAATATCACGGCAGATCTTTTTGATGTAAATAATTATTTAGAAAAAGTTGCAGCTTCAAACGGTATGAGTCTGTATGAATTTAAATCAATAATCAGACAAAAATATAAAGACTACAGCAAATACGAAGAGCAAACTAAACAGTTAATAATAAGACAAAAATTAACAGATAAATTAGTAAGAGGTAATATTAAAATTGCCACAGAAGAGGACTTAGAAATCTATTATGAAAATAATCCGTCAATGTTTACTATGGCTACAAACGTAAAAGCAGTACAATACGCTTCAACAAATAAAAACAGTCTAAATACAATTGTTCAAAATCCGTATATGACTCTTCCTGATGTAGAAAAAAGTTCGGTAAATCTAGATCAAAGAAATATAAATCCTCAACTTAGATATATGATAAACGAAACAAACCTAAATCAATTTACACCAATCTTTTCTACGGGTAAAGAGTATGTTACCTTGATGATTTTACAAAAAGAGAATGAACAAACAATCCCGTTTGATGATGTAAAAGATAGAATTTTTAATATTATTATGCAAGATAGAGAACAAAAATATTTAAAAGATTATTTTGAAAAACTAAAACTATCTGCAAATATAACAATAGTGAGATAA